In Microbulbifer elongatus, the DNA window GCGATGCTGCAACAACAGCGCGATGGCACGGCTCGCCAGAGCGCGCTCCTGTTCACACCGCGATCTTAGCGGGTCCAGCTCCAAATCACTGGTGCATTGCAGGCGCTTGAATGAGCCGCTGATCCCCCGGTGGCCGGTGGTCAGTAAAAACCACAGGCGCTCGCCCAGCAGGGCCAGCGCGATGGCGGACACCACCAGCAGCGGCCAGCCCATGGGGCCGAGCTGGGTAAACAATTCAGACCAGGTTTGATGCGCGAACATATTGCTCTCTGTTCTCCTTCAGCTTCTGTCGGCAAACCCTACAACGTAAATCGAATGGGCAATTGCACCCGGGACAATCGCGCGCGGCCGTTTTCCCGGTAGGGCAGAAACTGCCAGCCTTCCACCGCCTTCAGTGCCGCCTCATCCAAACTGTCGACGCCGGAAGACCGCAGCAGTCGGCGTACAACCTGTGTGCCGGTGTAATCCAGCAGTACTTCCACCACCACCGTGCCCTGCTGGCGGCGCTGCCGCGCCAGCTCCGGATAGACCGGTGCGCTGGGAGGACGGGCAAACGCCGGGCGCTCTACCAGTACCGGCTCTTCGCTCACGCTCTGCTGCATTGCCGGCGCACTGGATGGCTGAGCCATACCGGAATCGGTCTGCTCAACCGACGGGGGCGTGGGCGGCTCAACCAACTCTGATTTTTTCGTTTTTGATTTTTTCGTTTCTGACTGTTTCGCTACCGGACTTTTTTCAACCGGTTTCTGTTTACGCGGCTTCACCGCTGGTTTGGGGGGCTCCGGCGTTTCCGGCAGAGGTTGCTCGACGGTTTTCTCCGGCAGTGCCGCGGCCTTCTCCGGCGCTGCCGCGGACGCAAGTTTTACCTGCCCAAGCTTCAGCGCCATAACCCCGGAAGGCGGCGGCACTTCCCGCACCGGCGCCGCCCACAGCAACCACCCGTGCAGTGCCAATGACAGAACCACCATGGTGACCATGCGCCATGTCACGGTGATACCTCCCCATTCTTTTTCACCTGAGCGCTTCCCTGTTCACCTGCGCCAACGCTCTATTCGCAGTGATTTTTACACGGCATCTTTTGCGAGAGGCGCACCTGCCACCCCGCCCGTCACCGGTACGAGAGTCCCGTTTGCTCCCGCCGCGAGGAAGACTAACAATTTGCCCACCACACATCAAACGATAATTGTTTGCATTTACAATAAGGTTTACCAGGCCTATCATTCGGCGCAACCGTACCAACCGGCGACCGACGAATGGCCGGCAATACGGGTATGCCATTGGGAACCTAACTCGGGAATACACAAAGGGAGCACCGCCATGGGCCAGTACAGAAACCTGAAACTTCATCCACTCGCAGCCGCGCTACTCACGCTGGGCACCAGTGGTGTCCACGGGCAGGCGACGGATACGCAGGCAGACGATCAGCCGGTAATCCAGTTTGGCGAGGTGGTGGTTGCCGCCGACCGTAATCCGGCCGCCAGAGAAAGCGACGAGAGCATCGCGGTGGTCGGGCGCGCACAACTGGACGAGCAGCAGCCGGAGTCCATTGCCCAGGCACTGAAATACGAGCCCAATATCGAAGTCACCGGCGGCCCCCGCTACTCCAACCAGGCACCGAATATTCGCGGTCTGCAGGGCGTGCGCGTACTGCAGACCATTGATGGCGCCCGCCAGAATTTCAACTCCGGCCACCGCGGCACCTACCAGCTGGACCCGGAGCTGCTTAAACAGGTAGAAGTAAAAAAGGGCCCCGCCTCCAGTCTGTGGGGCTCCGGTGCCATCGGCGGGGTGGTGGCCCTGTCCACCAGGAGTGCCGTGGATCTGCTGAAAAACGGCGACAGCCTCGGCGGCTACCTGAAACAGGAGCTGGGTAGCAATGGTGACAGCACCGAAACCACCGCCGCCATTTACGGCCTGGCCGGCGATTTCGATTACCTGGTGAATGGCGCCGTTTCCGAGCATGACAATGTGGAAATCGGCGGTGGCGAGGAACTGGAAAACAGTGCCAGCGAAAACACCGCCCTGCTCGCCCGCGGCGGCTTTAAAATCAGCGACAACCAGCGCGTCGACCTGTCTTTCCGCCACAACAACCGCGAAGAAGGCGTACCGTCCAACCCCAACAGCAACGTCGGCACCAGCTCTCCGCTGGTAGAGCGCGACATTACCGATCAGAACGTCACGGCCAACTACTGGATTCAGGCACTGGAAGGCAAGCACACTTCCAAGCTGACGGTTTACCGCAACGACACCCGGTTCGATGAGTTCCGGCCCGCCCAGGGGGAAGCCGGTCAAAACGACGACACCGAAGTCACCACAACCGGTATCGCACTAACCAATGCAACAGAAGGCCTCGGCGCCCAGTGGGTCTACGGCCTCGACTGGTATCAGGACGACGTCACCACCGTGCGCGACGGCGACAGCCGCCCCGAAAACCTGAACGCCGATACCGACGTCCTCGGCCTCTACGCCCAGGCCGCATTTACCTTCGGCGATGTATTCACCCTGACCCCAGGCGTGCGCTACGACCGCTTCGAAGCCGAAAGCCAGCAGCTGGCAGACTCCGTGCGCAGCGACACCGCGCTCTCCCCGTCAATCGTCGCCGCCGTAAAAGCCACCGACTGGCTGAACCTGAGCGCCAGCTACGCCAAAGCGTTTCGCGCACCGGGAGTAGAAGAGATGTACACCCAGGGCACCCATTACGCCTACGGTGACTTCAGCTTTATGGGCCTGGGCTATCTCGCCAACACATTTATCCCCAATCCGGACCTGGCGTCTGAAGAAGCCGCCAACACCGAATTGCGAGCGGATTTCACGTTCAATCACCTGGCCAGTGAACACGATCAGTTCAATGCCAGCGCGGCGATTTTCCGCAATAAAGTGGATAACTTTATCGAACAGGTGGTAACCAATCCGCACCCCATCTTCGGCTTTCCCATGAACACCACCTACGTGAATGTGGATGAAGCGGAACTGGAAGGTTTTGAGCTGAACGCAAGCTATCGTTTACACGACCTGGAAGTGGGGGCGAGCTATGGTCAGACTGAGGGTAAGGATCTTACCGATGACAGCTATCTGAGCAGTATCCCCGCGGACAAGTTTGTACTGGACCTTGGTTACTACTTCCTGCAACGCGACCTCAAGGCGGGCCTGCGCACCTCGATGGTCTCTGCCCAGAATCAGCTGCCAGCAGAGGTGACCAATGAGTACAACAGCTACACCCTGGCAGATGCCTACGTCACCTGGGAACCCGCCGCTGGCAGCCTGAACGGTATCAAGCTCGGACTGGCTATGGACAACCTGACGGACGAAGAGTACCGCGTGGCGTTCCAGGAACTGTATATGCCCGGCCGCAACATTAAACTGTCTGCCAGCTATCGTTTCTGATCGAAAATACCCACAGCCTCAATGCGCCACAAACGAGCGGCATTCGGGGGTAATTATTTGGCAAACGATTGCCGCTAGGTTGTTTGACAAGTAATTACCGCCGGATGCCGCGATTCGCGGAGCCCAAAACTCCGAAGACCGCGGTCCACGGAGCGTGTCATAGCTCCGTAGCCCGCCGAGCCAGTGGTGGCCATTGCGCAAACAACCTCATCGGCAATCGTTTGCGCAATGGCCACCACTGACTCGGCTATTTATGAGGTAGCGGATTAATAGGGATTATTTATTTGGTATTGCTTATGCAAAAACAGGGGCAACAAAAAGTGATACAAGACAAAGTACAGGAACTACTTGCCAGTGAATCTGGCTTTACCCTGGAACAGATGGCGAAACAGCTCGACACCAGTGTCCGCGAGATTATCGCCAACCTGCCGGGTGAGATGGCCTCACTCGCCGGCAGCGACGCCGTCTGGCAACTGATCGAAGAGCTGCCCACCTGGGGCAAAGTGACCGCCATTGTCCAGAACGAAGGCTCCGTATTCGAATTTAAAGGCGAATTTCCCAAAGGCAGCATTGCCCACGGTTACTACAATTTTATGCACCATAAAAACCCCTTCCACGGCCACCTGCTGGTGGAAGGGCTGGTGGAAGTCGCCTTTGTGAGCAAACCCCACCGCGGGTCCGAAAGCCACGCCATGGTCTTTCTCGCCCCCAGCGGGAACTGTGTCTTCAAAGTATTTTTAGGTCGGGATGCCGAGCGCAAATTGATTCCGCAACAGGTCGAGCGCTTCAAACAATTTCAACAGCAGCTGGCGGGCGCCAGCGCTGAACATTCTACAGGGGAGATTCGGAAATGACCGATCAGAATGCACAACAGGCTGCGCCAAAAACCAACGAAGGCGCCGATCTGGTAGCCGAGGTGCGGGACTTTATTGCTACCCGCAAACTACTGAACCTCGCCAGCCTCACCGCAGACGGGCAACCTCACGCAAGCACCGCCCCTTTCCTGGCTGCCGATGGCAACTTCTACCTGTACATCTCGGAACTGTCCGAGCATTGCGCCAATCTCATGGCCCACAACAAGGCATCGGTAATATTCAATGCCGACGAGGCCGACACAAAACAGGCTTTCGCCCGCCTGCGCGTCACGTTCAACGTGGTTGCGAATACGATCGGCCGCGGCGAGGACCAGTGGCAACAGCGTATCGGGCAGTTGCGTGAAAAGTTTGGTCCGGTCATGGACCACCTCAAGGACCTTGAAGACTTCCACCTGTTTGAGCTGCAGCCCAGCGCCGGGCGCTACGTGAAGGGGTTCGGCCAGGCCTATGCATTGGAGGGGCTGGAAAAGCAGGTGGCCTTGCATCTGACGGACGGCCACAGAGAGAAGAACGACGCAGCCTGAACGCCGCTCAGCCACGCTTGAAATAGCGCAACAAAACTGCAACGCTACTGCAATCGTGGTTTGTTACTTTTTAGTAACAAGTAACTAAAGAGTAATAAATATGACTTCTCGAAAAGGCTTTCTGCTTCCGCTGATGTTCCTTGCGGGCTGTGCGGCCAACCAGGCCCCTCAGACGCTGACCGCCACCGGTCTGCTGACCGAGGAAAATGGCAAGTTCTATCTGATGGGCGCTGAAGCGCGCTATCACCTGAATGCGGTCCCCCAGCTGGATTATGAAAAGTATCTGGGCCGGGAACTGATCGTTGAGGGCGAGATTCCCCGTTACTGCCATCAGGCCTGGGAAGACTCCCTGGTGAAGGTGCACGGCGGTGCGGAGATGGTGGATCTGAACAAAGTCGACTGGTCCGATTGCCTGGAGGCCGACAAGGTCAGCCTGGTCACCGCCGACGGCTCGCACCTGGTGTACGACTGGGAAGAAATCGAGCTGGAAGATTACTACTTCTGAGCGCGAGCAGTGGCCATTCGGCCAACGTGCCCCGCTGCACCCCGGCGCGCCCCGGGGTACAGCGGGATGCACGCTACTCAGCCCTCGTAGCTGCAGTGCGTCCCGGCTATTTCACTGAGCGCGATCAGATCGCTGATCGAGACCGAGCGCCCCTGCACACGGATCAGTTGCTGCTTTTGAAAGCGGCTGATCAGGCGGCTGACCGTTTCCGCGGTGAGCCCGAGGTAATTGGCAATATCCATGCGCGACATGGAAAGTACAAACTCGCTGGCAGAGTAACCACGGCGGGAATAGCGGCTGGAAATATTGATCAGTAACGCTGCCAGACGACTCTCCGCAGAGCGCTTGCCCAACAGCAGCAGGGCTTCATTTTCCTGCTTCAGCTCCTCGGAAAAGATACTGTAGATCTGCTTCTGCAGAGCCGGCACCTGCTGCGCCAGGCCTTCGAGCTGAGTGAACGGCAGCACACAAACACTACTTTCCTCCAGCGCCTCAGCATACCCCGGATGAATACTGCCGCTGTAGGCATCAAGCCCCAGCAATTCGCCCGGCAGTGCAAAATGCGTCACCTGTACATCACCTCCAGCGCCGATGACCGCGGACTTGAAGCTGCCGGAGCGGATCGCGTACAGATTGGTAAACGGATCGCCCGCGCGAAACAGGGTCTCCCCGGCTTTGATGATTTTCTTCTTGCGCGTGACCTGCTCCAGGCGCGCAATATCCTCGTCACTCAGGCCCATTGGCAGGCACAAGCGGCGGACGGAGCAGTTGCCACAACTGACGGCTGAAGAAGTCTCTTTCATGTGGATGGCGGCGTCTTTCGGTTCACAGAGTCCCTGAATTGTATCTCCGGCACGACCTTAAAGCACCCGCGAGTAACCGGTGGTCTGATCAGCCTGGTGCAGGTAGGTATCAAATGCGGCAGCGGCATTGCGCAGAAACCAGCGGCCACGCTCGGTGACGTACAGGTCACGATCGTTCAGTACCAGCAGGCCGTCGGCAAACATCGGCTGCAACCGTGCCAGCTCCGCGGCAAACGCGCTCTCCAGGCGCTGTCCGGCTCTGGCCTCAATATCCGATCTGGCCACACGCAGGTGGCACATCAATTCCATGATCAACCACTGGCGCAGGCGGTCGTCGTCACTGAGCTGCCAGCCGCGAAAAATCGCCTCACCGCGCTCGTGGATAGCCGCGGCATAGGCTTTATTGCTGTGGTGGTTCTGCCAATAGCCATCGCGACTGTAGCTGATGGCAGACGCGCCGAGCCCCACCAGGGCATCTGCCGGCATCAGGGTATACCCCTGAAAGTTCCGCGCCAGCCGCCCCTCTCCTGCGGCCCTGGCCAGGGCGTCATCGGGGCGCGCGAAGTGGTCCATCCCCAGGAATAGGTAACCGGCGTCAGTCAGCCGGCGGCTGGCGGCGAGCTGCATGGCGATTTTTTGCGACGGTGACGGCATCAAATCCGAGTTGATCAGGCGCTGTGCCCTGAATCGCTCCGGCAGGTGCGCGTAGTGATACAACGCAATGCGATCCGGTGCCAGATCCAACACCGTATCCAGTGTTTTTTCCAGGCTGGGCACATCCTGCCCGGGCAAACCGTAAATCAGATCGTAGGAAACGGAACGGAAGCCGCGCTTGCGCGCGTCTTCGGTGAGAGTTCCGACCTGCTCGGGACTGCAGATCCGGTTTATCGCGCGCTGCACACCCGGATTGAAATCCTGTATGCCAAGACTGAGGCGATTGAAGCCGAGTGCTCTCAGAGTGTCCAGGGTCTCGCGATCCAGTACGCGCGGATCCGCCTCAATACTGTATTCCACCGGATCGCCGCCGGGTAAATCAAACACGTCCCCCAGTCCCACCATCAAACGATGCAAATCGCCATCGTTAAGAAACGTCGGCGTGCCGCCTCCCAGGTGCAACTGTACAACCGGTGCACGGGCCACCCGCTCCCGGTACCACTCGGCCTCCCGCAGCACATGGTCGAGATAACTCGATGCAAGACCGTACTGATTGGTAATGATCTTGTTGCATGCGCAGAAGTAACAAAGAGACCGACAGAACGGGATATGCACGTACAGAGATAACGTCTTCACACTACGGAGCGCATCCCAGGGCTGGGTGCCGGGGTCACTGGCGCGCAGCTCGCGAAACCGATCCGCCGTCGGGTAAGAGGTATAGCGCGGGCAGGGTCCGGAATACCGTGCGAGCAATTCTGTTGTCAGTGGCGGAGCATGCCTGTCGATCAGTCCGACAGGCACCCCCGGGGCGGGGGCTGGGAACGCGACTGCGTCGGCCATCAGGGAATACCTCTGATCCGTTTTTCTGTGGAGATTGGATCAGCGTACGTTACCCAGCAAAAGTCCCCGGCCCTTGATCCAAATCAATTGCCCGGAGATTCACCCGGTGTCGGGCGGTCAGTCGCCCACCGGACGGCGGAACAGATTCTGAATAGAGGAAAAATCCAGTGCGCGATTGATCGGGTCACCGCCGTGAAGCTGGTAAAGATTTTTCGCCAGAGCCCCCAGTGGTGTCGAGGAAGCACTGCCCGCGGCGGTATCCATGGCCAGGCCGAGATCCTTCAGCATCAACGCCACAGAAAAGCCGCCCTGATAACCGCGGGAAGCGGGAACACCGTCCATCACCCCGGGATAGGGGTTGTACTTTTCCAGCGACCAGTTGCCACCGGAACTGGCGCCCATGATTTCCGACAGCACCGCGGGATCCATGCCATTGTCCACCCCCAGCTGCAGGGCTTCGGCCGTGCCGATCATTTGAATCGCGAGCAGCATGTTGTTACAGATTTTCGCCACCTGCCCACTGCCCGCTGGTCCGGCGTGAAAGATATTCGCACCCATGGCGTCCAGAACCGGCCGCGCCCGTGCCACGGCCGCGGCCTCACCACCGCACATAAAAGAAAGTGTGCCTGCCGCAGCCGCTGCGGTACCGCCGGATACCGGCGCATCCAGCGCGTCGATACCGCGTTCGCCAGCGGCGGCGATCACCTGCCGGGCATCATTGGCGGCAATGGTGGAGCAGTCGATCAGCAGGGTGTTGGCGTCCATCGCCTGCAATAGGCCGTGTACACCCAGATATAAAGTGCGCACCGCCTCGCCGCTCGGCAGCATGGATACCACCGCATCGGCACCCGCAATGGCGGCGTGCGCACTGTCGGCTTTCGCACAACCGTTTTCTACCGCGCTTTCCAGCATCGGGGCTGACAGGTCAAAGGCGGTTACGGTAAAACCTTGTTTTACTAGGTTCGCCGCCATGGGCCCGCCCATATTGCCGAGGCCGATAAAGGCGATGTGTTTGATCGGGTTCATTGGCACTACTCCGTGTAATTATTGTTTTTCTGTTTTTATTGGTGGATGCGCTGCGCATCCACCGATTTACTCGAGGTCTGCCAGAGGGTTTTCTCCATCCCACGGCTCGAAAAAACAGGCCTCGACTTGCTCCGCCGTGACCTCTTCAGTCTGCGCCGGCTGCCACTGTGGGTTGCGATCCTTGTCGATCAACAGCGCGCGCACGCCCTCTTTTACCTGGCCATTGCCACACATATTGACCGCCAGCGCCAGTTCCATCTGCAGCACCTGCGCCAACGACATATGCCGTGCCCGGCGCAGTTGTTCCCACACGACCCACGCGGTAAGCGGGCAGCCTGCCTTCAGGGTTTTGGCGGCACGCTGCAGCCAGGGATCTTCCCCGCTGTAGTCGATGATATCCCGGTACACCTCCGGCAGGGTCGGCGCGTCGGTGAGCTGCTGGATGACATCGTAGTGTTCGCGCAGATTCGGCGCCGGGTGATCTGTCGCGTCCAGTTCCAGGGACTGCACCGCGCGGCTGACCCGGGCGTGGTCCTGTTGATCCCTCCCGGTAAAATCAAGCGCCGCCAGTCTGTCGATCAATGCCTGTTTTGCATCACTGGGCAACAGGCGGTCCGCCATACCGCAATACAGCGCATCGGTACCGTTGAACTGGGCACCGGTGAGGCCGAGAAACAGACCGGTGCGGCCCGGCATCCGGTTCAGAAACCAGCTGCCGCCCACATCCGGGAACAGACCAATGGTGATTTCTGGCATCGCCATACGGGTGGTCTCGGTGACAACGCGGTGGCTGGCACCACTCATAACGCCGATGCCTCCACCCATCACAATCCCACTACCCCACACTACGATCGGTTTGGCGTAGGTATGAATGCGGTAGTCGAGCCGGTACTCGCGGGTAAAGAAGTCCTGCACAAACCGGCTCGCACCCTGCTCATCGTAGCTGCCGGACTCCCGGTGCAACGCCACCACATCGCCACCGGCACACAGGGCTTTCTCCCCTGCACCGTCGATCCAGACACAGCCAACACTGTCGTCCTGCTCCCAGGCATCGAGCTGGGCGGCCAGAATATCGATCATGTCGAGATTCAGGGCATTGAGTGCTTTGGGCAGATTCAGCGTCAATTTGCCAAGCGCGCCCTGGCGCTCGACGATTACGGGTGATTCCTGGGTCATACTGATTCCGGTTGTATTGTTTTAGCTGTCTTGTTTGGGACAAAGTTAAACATAGATGCGGGGTCTGTGGCATTACTCCAGATTCCTACCGTATCTGCTCGTCGCGTGGTACGCACGATCGCTCTACCTGTGGCGGCGAAGCACCGGGTAAAGGTTTTCAAAACCGCTGTGCACACATCCCTGTACGCTGCGTCGGCGACGTCCCTGTCGCCGACGCTTTTGAAAACCTTTCCCCGCCACTCCGCCTTAGCACTAAGGTCCTGGACGTCGTAGCCGGCAACGCGGAATCAATTAGAATCTACAGAATCCGCAGGGAAGGCGCTGATACCGGGAAACCCCATGCGAGACCTTCTAAAACAGAGACGTTTTAGAAGTGCCCCCATGGATGGGTTGAGCGGGGGCGCCTAGCTCGTGTCTCGCATGGGGTTTACCGGTAGCAGCGGCGCCACCAAACCTGACCGAAAACCACCGCAGGACTATCCGCCCACCACCAGGTTGAACTTTCCCACCAACCTGATAACTTGCGCGCAAATTCTGACCGACTGGATTAGAGCTCTAATGGCTGAATACGTATACACAATGAACCGCGTGGGCAAGGTTGTTCCGCCCAAGCGTGAGATTCTGAAAGATATTTCTCTGTCCTTCTTCCCTGGCGCCAAAATCGGCGTACTGGGCCTGAACGGCGCCGGTAAATCCACCCTGCTGCGCATTATGGCGGGTGTCGATCAGGACTATAACGGTGAAGCCCGCGCCATGCCCGGCATCAACGTCGGCTACCTGCCCCAGGAACCGCAGCTGGATCCGTCCAAGAACGTACGCGGTAACGTCGAAGACGGCATGCGCGAAGCCATCGACGCGCTGGCCGGCCTGGAACAGGTCTACGCCGACTACGCCGAGCCCGATGCCGACTTCGACGCCCTGGCCAAGAAACAGCAGCAATATGAAGACGTGATCCAGGCCTGGGATGCCCACAACCTGGAACACCGCCTGGAAGTGGCCGCGGACGCCCTGCGCCTGCCGCCCTGGGATGCGGATGTGAACAACCTGTCCGGGGGTGAGAAGCGCCGTGTGGCCCTGTGCCGCCTGCTGCTGTCCCGCCCCGACATGCTGCTGCTGGACGAGCCCACCAACCACCTGGATGCCGAATCCGTCTATTGGCTGGAGCGCTTCCTGCACGACTTCGAAGGCACCGTGGTGGCCATTACCCATGACCGCTACTTCCTCGACAATGTCGCCGGCTGGATTCTGGAACTGGACCGCGGCCACGGTATTCCCTGGGAAGGCAACTACACCACCTGGCTGGAACAGAAAGAGAAACGCCTGGAGCAGGAGCAGAAAGGCGAGCAGGCCCGCGCCAAGGCCATGCAGAAAGAACTGGAATGGGCCCGCCAGAATCCGAAAGGCCGCCAGTCCAAGAACAAGGCCCGTCTGTCGCGCCTGGAAGAAATGCAGTCCCAGGAATTCCAGGCCCGCAACGAGACCAACGAAATCTACATTCCGCCGGGCGAGCGCCTCGGTGACAATGTGATCGAGCTGGTCAACGTGAGTAAATCCTTTGGCGACCGCGTACTGATCGACAACCTGTCGTTCCGTGTGCCCAAGGGCGCCATCGTCGGTATTGTTGGCGGTAACGGTGCCGGTAAATCCACCCTGTTCCGCATGATCAACGGCACCGAAAAGCCGGATTCCGGCGAGATCAAGATCGGTGAAACCGTACAGATTGCCAGCGTCGATCAGAGCCGCGAGAACCTGGACGATAACAAGACCGTGTGGGAAGCCGTGTCCGACGGCCACGACATGCTCAAGATCAACAACTACGAAGTGGGTTCGCGCAACTATATCGGCCGTTTCAACTTCAAGGGTTCCGATCAGCAGAAGCGTGTGGGCGAACTGTCCGGTGGTGAGCGCGGCCGCCTGCACCTGGCCTACACCCTGAAGCAGGGCGCCAACGTCCTGCTGCTGGACGAACCGTCCAACGACCTGGACATCGAAACCCTGCGCGCCCTGGAAGAAGCCCTGCTGAGCTTCCCCGGCTGCGCCATGGTGATCTCGCACGACCGCTGGTTCCTGGACCGTGTGGCCACCCACATTCTGGCCTACGAAGGCGACAGCAATGTGGTGTTCTTTGAGGGCAACTACACCGAGTACCACGAGGACTTCGTGGCCCGCAATGGTGAGAATGCCACACCGCATCGGATGCAGTACAAGAAACTGAAGACCTGAGACATTGCCAGGTAACAGAAAATAAGCCCGCACCCGCGGGCTTTTTTATTGGCGCGTAACCAGATTGCAATATTGCCGGTATTCACTGAATTGAGTAATGTGGTGAAAAAATAATCTCGATCGATACCGGCCTATGAATGACTCCACAGGTGTCCAACTTTCCTCCGGGCGCAGACTGCTCCCCCTCGCGCTGGTTACCGCCACCCTGATCGGTATCAGTGAGTGGGCGGTGGATACCTGGGTTCCACAGAGTAGTGCGCCACTTGGCCTGACTATCCGAATCGCTTTCGTCACTCTTCTTCTGGTCACCCTGTGGCATTACCTGCTGCGCCGGCAGCGCAAGCTCAACCGGCAACTGACCCAGTTGCTGCAGTACCAGGAAAAACTCAATGCACGCTACCAGCGGGAACTGCTGGAGCGGGAAGCCACCGAGGTGGCACTCTCCGATCAGCTGCACTTTCTGC includes these proteins:
- the ettA gene encoding energy-dependent translational throttle protein EttA, with the translated sequence MAEYVYTMNRVGKVVPPKREILKDISLSFFPGAKIGVLGLNGAGKSTLLRIMAGVDQDYNGEARAMPGINVGYLPQEPQLDPSKNVRGNVEDGMREAIDALAGLEQVYADYAEPDADFDALAKKQQQYEDVIQAWDAHNLEHRLEVAADALRLPPWDADVNNLSGGEKRRVALCRLLLSRPDMLLLDEPTNHLDAESVYWLERFLHDFEGTVVAITHDRYFLDNVAGWILELDRGHGIPWEGNYTTWLEQKEKRLEQEQKGEQARAKAMQKELEWARQNPKGRQSKNKARLSRLEEMQSQEFQARNETNEIYIPPGERLGDNVIELVNVSKSFGDRVLIDNLSFRVPKGAIVGIVGGNGAGKSTLFRMINGTEKPDSGEIKIGETVQIASVDQSRENLDDNKTVWEAVSDGHDMLKINNYEVGSRNYIGRFNFKGSDQQKRVGELSGGERGRLHLAYTLKQGANVLLLDEPSNDLDIETLRALEEALLSFPGCAMVISHDRWFLDRVATHILAYEGDSNVVFFEGNYTEYHEDFVARNGENATPHRMQYKKLKT